The following proteins are encoded in a genomic region of Terriglobia bacterium:
- a CDS encoding protein kinase, with translation MGLSAGTRLGPYEIVAPLGAGGMGEVYRARDTRLDRTVAIKILPADLYSSPERKQRFEREAKAISSLQHPHICVLHDIGQQDGVDYLVMEYLEGESLADRLRKGPLATDHLLKTGIEIADALDKAHRQGLVHRDLKPGNVMLTKSGAKLLDFGLAKSSALAAAASSGGVEDIATLTSPPQPVTAHGVIIGTFQYMSPEQVQGKEADARSDIFSLGALLYEAATGKPAFTGKTQLSLISAILERQPEPVTALNAASPAALDYVIRACLAKDPADRFQTAHDVSLQLKWIAGHSSAALEYPGVVRRRKRLAPLAGWMVAAAVLIVLAAAMLLRRAPATRVTRFVLPIPARQGLPVDTGSLAITADGTKVAYVAAESGKSQLYVRPLDQFESISIPDSEGASFPFFSDDGQWIAFFAYGHLRKAAANGTTSPANVVDLTSFFGGAWLPDGTLLLATLNPPLVTVPAQGGIPKPVRVPSNRIDPGSPIMLPGGKWVLFTDDKMTTFSIVALRAATGESRLLIPNALHATYTPGYLMYYSSGSLWAAPFDAKTAQLTGPAVVIAQDVAGRNFFAHYAVSATGTLVYAPGAGITATRNLVWVDRKGAATKIDAPAEDYIDPSVSPDGKHFVVCVRNITEQALAVYDVGRGVMMRMSGNHLRNAAPIWGSDGKTLYFDASGQGAKPGIYRMPADGSAAPVFVREMPSNAHITSIWGDRASLMLNDPTTNTDLWLLSLDGRDLQPFRKTSATERQGSFSPDGKYLAYSSDESGRSEVYVEQASGSGARWQISTNGGEQPRWSRKGNEIFYRNGTKMMSVTVQAAPFSAAKPIELFDANYDRGGAVPGYDVAPDGQHFLMTAPERPNPTEIRVVIGWPEELKQQSSAPARP, from the coding sequence ATGGGTCTTTCTGCTGGAACCAGGCTTGGTCCCTACGAGATCGTCGCGCCTCTGGGCGCGGGCGGCATGGGCGAGGTGTATCGCGCCCGCGACACGCGTCTGGACCGCACCGTGGCAATCAAGATTTTGCCTGCGGACCTTTATTCCTCTCCGGAGCGCAAGCAGCGTTTCGAGCGCGAAGCCAAAGCAATCAGTTCGCTCCAGCATCCGCACATCTGCGTTCTGCACGATATCGGCCAGCAGGACGGCGTGGACTATCTCGTCATGGAGTACCTGGAGGGCGAGTCGCTCGCCGACCGCTTGCGTAAAGGACCTCTTGCCACCGACCACCTCCTGAAGACGGGAATCGAAATCGCCGATGCCCTCGACAAGGCGCATCGCCAGGGACTGGTACATCGCGATCTCAAGCCTGGCAATGTGATGCTGACGAAAAGTGGCGCCAAGCTGCTCGACTTCGGATTGGCCAAGTCCTCTGCCCTGGCCGCAGCCGCGTCCTCCGGAGGGGTCGAGGACATCGCGACCTTGACGAGCCCGCCCCAGCCAGTCACGGCCCACGGCGTCATCATCGGCACCTTTCAGTACATGTCGCCGGAACAGGTGCAAGGCAAGGAAGCCGACGCCCGCTCCGATATCTTTTCCCTGGGCGCGCTGTTGTACGAAGCTGCGACCGGCAAGCCTGCGTTTACCGGCAAGACGCAGCTCTCGCTGATATCAGCCATCCTGGAGCGGCAACCGGAGCCGGTCACCGCGCTTAATGCAGCCTCTCCCGCGGCGCTCGACTACGTGATTCGCGCCTGCCTGGCGAAGGATCCCGCGGACCGTTTTCAAACCGCGCACGACGTCAGCCTGCAACTGAAGTGGATTGCCGGCCACAGCTCCGCCGCGCTGGAGTACCCCGGAGTCGTGCGCCGCCGCAAGCGCCTTGCACCTCTGGCTGGCTGGATGGTTGCGGCAGCGGTGTTGATTGTTCTTGCCGCAGCAATGCTTCTCCGCCGTGCACCGGCCACACGCGTCACGCGTTTTGTTCTTCCCATTCCCGCCAGGCAAGGTTTGCCCGTCGATACCGGGTCGCTTGCGATCACCGCGGACGGGACGAAGGTAGCTTACGTCGCCGCCGAGAGCGGAAAGTCGCAGTTGTACGTCCGGCCGCTCGACCAGTTCGAGTCCATCTCTATTCCCGATTCCGAGGGCGCAAGCTTCCCGTTCTTCTCCGACGATGGTCAATGGATTGCGTTTTTCGCCTACGGTCATTTGAGAAAGGCGGCGGCAAACGGCACCACCAGTCCGGCAAACGTTGTCGATCTGACTTCCTTCTTCGGAGGCGCGTGGTTGCCGGACGGCACTCTGCTGCTGGCCACACTCAACCCCCCACTGGTGACGGTGCCGGCCCAGGGTGGAATTCCGAAACCGGTACGAGTGCCCTCGAATCGCATCGATCCCGGTTCCCCTATCATGCTGCCGGGCGGCAAGTGGGTGCTGTTTACCGACGACAAGATGACCACTTTCAGCATTGTCGCGCTCCGGGCGGCCACGGGAGAGAGCCGCTTGCTGATTCCTAATGCGCTGCATGCGACCTATACGCCTGGCTACCTCATGTACTACAGCTCGGGTTCGCTGTGGGCGGCGCCGTTCGACGCCAAAACCGCGCAATTAACCGGACCTGCCGTCGTCATCGCCCAGGACGTGGCCGGACGCAACTTTTTCGCTCATTACGCCGTTTCGGCGACGGGAACGTTAGTCTATGCTCCCGGCGCCGGGATAACTGCGACGCGCAACCTGGTGTGGGTCGACCGCAAAGGCGCCGCGACCAAAATCGACGCCCCCGCGGAAGACTATATCGATCCAAGCGTCTCGCCCGACGGCAAGCACTTCGTGGTCTGTGTGCGCAATATCACCGAGCAGGCGCTTGCGGTGTACGACGTTGGCCGCGGTGTCATGATGCGCATGAGCGGCAACCACCTGCGGAACGCGGCCCCCATTTGGGGTTCCGACGGCAAGACCCTGTACTTCGATGCCAGCGGCCAGGGTGCCAAGCCGGGTATTTACCGCATGCCGGCCGATGGCAGTGCGGCGCCGGTCTTCGTCCGGGAAATGCCGTCCAACGCGCACATCACGTCAATATGGGGCGACCGGGCCAGTCTGATGCTCAACGACCCCACTACCAACACCGATCTCTGGCTGCTGAGCCTCGATGGCCGCGACTTGCAGCCGTTTCGCAAGACCTCGGCCACGGAGCGGCAAGGTTCGTTTTCGCCTGACGGGAAATACCTGGCGTATTCCTCCGACGAGAGTGGCCGTTCCGAGGTGTACGTGGAACAGGCCAGCGGCTCGGGCGCGCGCTGGCAGATTTCCACCAATGGCGGCGAGCAGCCGCGCTGGTCGCGCAAAGGAAATGAGATCTTCTATCGCAATGGGACAAAGATGATGTCAGTCACCGTGCAAGCGGCCCCCTTCTCCGCCGCCAAGCCGATTGAGCTCTTCGACGCGAACTACGACCGCGGGGGCGCCGTGCCGGGCTACGACGTCGCCCCCGACGGCCAGCACTTCCTTATGACTGCACCCGAGCGCCCCAACCCCACCGAAATCCGCGTCGTCATCGGCTGGCCCGAGGAATTGAAGCAGCAATCGTCCGCCCCCGCGCGCCCGTAG
- a CDS encoding dihydrofolate reductase family protein gives MMISVFIGTSLDGFIARPNGDLDFLPPGGGEPHGYDEFMASVDAIVIGRNTFEKVLTMGAWPYGDKRVVVLSSRPVDLSAAVGGVVEQMAGPPAAVVSQLAARGAHHLYVDGGITIQRFLRAGLIQRLMITRVPVLIGEGIPLFGALSRDIPLRHLATRHYPSGLVQSEYQVAA, from the coding sequence ATGATGATATCTGTCTTTATCGGCACCAGCCTCGACGGCTTCATTGCGCGACCCAACGGCGATCTCGATTTCCTGCCGCCGGGCGGCGGCGAACCCCACGGCTACGACGAGTTTATGGCAAGCGTCGATGCGATCGTGATCGGCCGCAACACCTTCGAGAAGGTTCTGACCATGGGGGCTTGGCCATATGGTGACAAGCGTGTAGTGGTTCTCAGTAGTCGCCCCGTCGACTTGTCCGCGGCCGTCGGAGGCGTTGTCGAGCAGATGGCCGGGCCTCCGGCTGCGGTCGTTTCGCAACTCGCTGCTAGGGGCGCCCACCACCTCTATGTCGACGGTGGGATCACGATTCAACGGTTCCTTCGCGCCGGGCTCATTCAACGTCTCATGATCACTCGCGTACCCGTGCTGATTGGCGAAGGAATTCCTCTCTTCGGCGCCCTGTCGCGCGACATTCCGCTCCGTCACCTAGCGACTCGGCACTATCCCAGCGGCTTGGTTCAGAGCGAATACCAAGTTGCCGCCTAA